From uncultured Roseateles sp., the proteins below share one genomic window:
- a CDS encoding tetratricopeptide repeat protein, whose translation MSLPPSLPALPHAELQQLFALFSARRYAEMEGHARALLARHPQAGEVWKGLSVALLAQGKPAFEALQQAAALLPGDADLASNLGLALTGLGRLDEAAASLQRALALQPGFAVAHLNLGNVLTLQARWDEAAASYRRALQFNPQLLQAHFKLGIALAELGQQEAAAASYRDALRLRPDHAEAHGSLANALQALGRADEALPHYQRAIALQPGHGLFHSNLAYAYKEMGRFDDAAASYRAALALEPLNFEARSNLLFMLNYRPQQAGALDEARQFGLLAAQVAHPFTSWLCRREPDRRLRVGLVSADLRKHPVGYFAQSVLAELGREVDLVVYANQATDDAVSMAIRSHCQHWRAVRALSDEALAQQIHADAIDVLIDLAGHTAHNRLPVFAWKPAPVQLSWLGYCASTGLDAIDAFVGDPWITPPGAEAEFVEPVLRLPETFLCFTPPALDIAVGPLPALTQGAITFGCFNKPLKMNEAVVALWARVLLALPGSRLLLKCARQDALHERFARHGIAPERLLLEGASPRAEYLAAYNRVDIALDPFPYPGGTTSVEGLWMGVPVLSLRGATALSRQGESLLQNLDLPDWVAADGDDYLARAVAHAGDPQALAALRAGLRERLLRSPLCDAPRFAGHFDALLRRAWRGWCEGQAR comes from the coding sequence ATGAGTCTCCCGCCTTCCTTACCCGCCTTACCCCACGCTGAGCTGCAGCAGCTGTTCGCGCTGTTCAGCGCCCGCCGCTATGCCGAGATGGAGGGCCATGCGCGGGCACTGCTGGCCCGCCATCCGCAGGCCGGCGAGGTCTGGAAGGGCCTGAGCGTGGCCCTGCTGGCGCAGGGCAAGCCGGCGTTCGAAGCCTTGCAGCAGGCCGCCGCGCTGCTGCCCGGCGATGCCGATCTGGCCAGCAATCTCGGCCTGGCCCTGACCGGCCTGGGTCGGCTGGACGAGGCCGCCGCCAGCCTGCAGCGCGCGCTGGCACTGCAGCCCGGTTTTGCGGTGGCCCATCTGAATCTGGGCAATGTGCTGACGCTGCAGGCCCGCTGGGACGAGGCCGCGGCCAGCTACCGCCGCGCGCTGCAGTTCAATCCCCAGCTGTTGCAGGCGCATTTCAAGCTGGGCATTGCCCTGGCCGAACTGGGCCAGCAGGAGGCCGCAGCCGCCAGCTACCGCGATGCATTGCGCCTCAGGCCCGACCATGCCGAGGCCCATGGCAGCCTGGCCAATGCCTTGCAGGCGCTGGGCCGTGCCGACGAGGCGCTGCCGCACTATCAGCGCGCCATTGCGTTGCAGCCGGGCCATGGACTGTTCCACAGCAATCTGGCCTATGCGTACAAGGAGATGGGCCGTTTCGACGATGCCGCGGCCAGCTACCGTGCCGCACTGGCGCTGGAGCCGCTGAACTTCGAGGCGCGCAGCAATCTGCTGTTCATGCTGAACTACCGCCCCCAGCAGGCTGGGGCGTTGGACGAGGCGCGGCAGTTTGGCCTGCTGGCGGCGCAGGTGGCACACCCGTTCACGAGCTGGCTGTGCCGTCGTGAGCCCGACCGGCGCCTGCGCGTGGGCCTGGTGTCGGCTGATCTGCGCAAACACCCGGTCGGCTATTTCGCGCAGTCGGTGCTGGCCGAACTGGGCCGCGAGGTGGATCTTGTCGTCTATGCCAATCAAGCGACTGACGATGCCGTTTCAATGGCGATCCGCAGCCACTGCCAGCACTGGCGTGCGGTGCGGGCTCTGAGCGATGAAGCGCTGGCGCAGCAGATCCATGCCGATGCGATCGACGTGCTGATCGATCTGGCCGGCCACACCGCTCACAACCGGCTGCCGGTGTTCGCCTGGAAGCCGGCGCCGGTTCAACTGAGCTGGCTGGGCTATTGCGCAAGCACCGGACTGGACGCCATCGACGCCTTTGTTGGCGATCCCTGGATCACACCGCCCGGCGCCGAGGCGGAATTCGTCGAGCCGGTGCTGCGCCTGCCCGAGACCTTTCTGTGCTTCACGCCACCGGCGCTGGACATCGCGGTCGGCCCCTTGCCGGCGCTGACGCAAGGCGCCATCACCTTCGGCTGCTTCAACAAGCCCTTGAAGATGAACGAGGCGGTGGTCGCGCTGTGGGCGCGTGTGCTGCTGGCGTTGCCTGGCAGCCGGCTGCTGCTGAAGTGCGCGCGGCAGGACGCGCTGCATGAGCGCTTCGCCCGACATGGCATTGCCCCCGAGCGCCTGCTGCTGGAAGGCGCCTCGCCGCGCGCCGAGTACCTGGCCGCTTACAACAGGGTAGACATCGCGCTCGACCCCTTTCCCTATCCGGGCGGCACGACCAGCGTCGAGGGCCTGTGGATGGGCGTGCCGGTCTTGAGCCTGCGCGGCGCCACGGCGCTGTCGCGCCAGGGCGAGAGCCTGCTGCAAAACCTCGACCTGCCCGACTGGGTGGCCGCCGACGGGGACGACTACCTGGCCCGTGCCGTCGCCCATGCCGGTGATCCGCAGGCCCTGGCCGCGCTGCGTGCCGGCCTGCGCGAACGGCTGTTGCGCTCACCGCTGTGCGATGCGCCGCGCTTTGCCGGCCATTTCGACGCGCTGCTGCGCCGGGCCTGGCGCGGCTGGTGTGAGGGGCAGGCGCGATGA
- a CDS encoding esterase-like activity of phytase family protein encodes MNHNNSVNGRLGLALLAGLMIAAFGESQAASLNYLGQQALATGTQFAGTQVGGLSGIDYNARTGGYFAISDDRSQFNAARFYGLDLDLGKFQRSNTPGSAGVNFKQVTTLLTADGSAFGALKVDPESIRLLPGASGPTLLWTNEGQRTAAGFQSPTLRQAALDGSHLRDFQIPTAYLPSGSNSGEIAGDRGIRNNLAFESLTVSKDGKTAWVATENALTQDGPAAAVGVASPSRVAQFNLTSGLREREYVYLTDAVTDAPNPTGSFATNGLVELLAVDDSHFLALERSFSTGVGNSIRIYLTSTTGASEVSGLAALQGQSYQAMSKQLLLDLGQVKNDDGTALLLDNVEGITFGPVVNGKQTLVLVADNNFAASQQTQFIAFSVDGALAPVPEPTSWALMLSGLLALGAVARKQRK; translated from the coding sequence ATGAATCACAACAACTCGGTCAACGGGCGCCTGGGCCTGGCCCTGCTCGCCGGCCTGATGATCGCCGCCTTCGGTGAAAGCCAGGCGGCCAGCCTCAACTACCTGGGCCAGCAGGCCCTGGCCACCGGCACGCAGTTTGCGGGCACCCAGGTCGGCGGCCTGTCCGGCATCGACTACAACGCCCGCACCGGCGGCTACTTCGCCATCAGCGACGACCGCAGCCAGTTCAACGCGGCGCGTTTCTATGGCCTTGACCTGGATCTGGGCAAGTTCCAGCGCTCCAACACCCCGGGCTCGGCCGGCGTCAACTTCAAGCAGGTGACCACGCTGCTGACGGCCGACGGCAGCGCCTTCGGCGCACTGAAGGTGGACCCCGAGTCCATCCGCCTGTTGCCCGGTGCCAGTGGCCCGACCCTGCTGTGGACCAACGAGGGCCAGCGCACCGCAGCCGGCTTCCAGAGCCCGACGCTGCGCCAGGCCGCGCTGGACGGCAGCCATCTGCGCGACTTCCAGATCCCCACCGCCTACCTGCCCAGCGGCAGCAACTCGGGCGAGATCGCCGGTGACCGCGGCATCCGCAACAACCTGGCCTTCGAAAGCCTGACGGTTTCCAAGGATGGCAAGACCGCCTGGGTGGCGACCGAGAATGCGCTGACCCAGGACGGCCCGGCCGCCGCGGTCGGCGTGGCCTCGCCGTCGCGCGTGGCCCAGTTCAATCTGACCAGCGGCCTGCGCGAGCGCGAATACGTCTACCTGACCGACGCCGTCACCGATGCGCCGAACCCGACCGGCAGCTTTGCCACCAACGGCCTGGTCGAGCTGCTGGCCGTCGACGACAGCCATTTCCTGGCCCTGGAGCGTTCGTTCTCCACCGGCGTGGGCAACAGCATCCGCATCTACCTGACCTCGACCACCGGCGCCAGCGAGGTTTCGGGCCTGGCCGCGCTGCAGGGCCAGAGCTACCAGGCCATGAGCAAGCAGTTGCTGCTGGACCTGGGCCAGGTCAAGAACGACGACGGCACGGCGCTGCTGCTCGACAACGTCGAGGGCATCACCTTCGGCCCCGTCGTCAATGGCAAGCAGACCCTGGTGCTGGTGGCCGACAACAACTTCGCCGCCAGCCAGCAGACCCAGTTCATCGCCTTCTCGGTCGATGGCGCGCTGGCCCCGGTGCCGGAACCCACCAGCTGGGCGCTGATGCTCAGCGGCCTGCTGGCCCTGGGCGCGGTCGCCCGCAAGCAGCGCAAGTAG